A region from the Salicibibacter cibarius genome encodes:
- the htpX gene encoding zinc metalloprotease HtpX: MMYKQIERNKRHTVFIVAGFIVFVLAVGAAITYLMAGEIFTGMILALVLGGAYTAMMLMSSTNVVMRMNHAHEVKDGSEHRRLWDAVGNMAMVARIPRPRLFIIKDSSPNAFATGTSPEKGAVAVTTGLLDRLNHEEIEGVIAHEVAHIRNYDIRLSTIAVALVSVVAIISDLGIRMMFFSRGGNNNNKHPIMLIFALILVIIAPLVAMMIRMAISRNREYLADASAVELTRNPGALARALEKITGVSQPVSEASGASASIYFADPLKRKTAQLFSSHPPPQERIERLYNM; encoded by the coding sequence ATCATGTACAAACAAATCGAGCGCAACAAGCGGCATACGGTGTTCATTGTCGCCGGCTTCATCGTTTTCGTGCTTGCCGTCGGCGCAGCGATCACGTATTTGATGGCCGGTGAAATTTTCACCGGCATGATTTTGGCGCTCGTTCTCGGAGGCGCGTATACGGCAATGATGCTCATGTCCAGTACCAATGTCGTTATGCGCATGAATCATGCCCATGAAGTGAAAGACGGGAGCGAGCACCGCCGTTTATGGGATGCCGTCGGCAACATGGCCATGGTCGCCCGCATCCCCCGTCCGCGCCTCTTTATCATTAAAGACAGCAGTCCGAACGCGTTTGCCACCGGCACTTCACCCGAAAAAGGGGCGGTTGCGGTCACGACCGGATTGTTGGACCGGCTTAATCATGAAGAAATTGAAGGTGTGATCGCCCACGAAGTGGCGCACATTCGCAATTATGACATTCGCCTGTCAACGATCGCCGTCGCCCTCGTATCCGTTGTCGCCATCATCAGCGACCTCGGCATTCGGATGATGTTTTTCTCCAGAGGGGGCAATAATAATAATAAACACCCGATTATGCTTATTTTTGCACTCATACTCGTGATTATCGCTCCGTTGGTCGCGATGATGATCCGCATGGCCATCTCGCGAAACCGGGAGTACCTCGCGGATGCCAGCGCCGTTGAGTTGACACGAAACCCCGGGGCGTTAGCGCGCGCGTTGGAAAAAATTACAGGGGTCTCCCAGCCGGTAAGCGAAGCTTCCGGTGCCTCAGCGTCGATTTATTTTGCCGATCCGCTCAAACGGAAAACGGCACAATTATTTTCCTCGCATCCTCCGCCGCAAGAACGAATTGAACGTTTATACAATATGTAA
- a CDS encoding RraA family protein, whose translation MEEFANLPTTPVSDGMDGKNHMDIGIKPLSDNWHMYGRAFTVDAPAGENISVLEGMYNAKPGDVLVVDGKRWTANALAGDFVIGLAKTLGLHGVVIDGVIRDVEDIRELDFPVFTRGTTTAASKKTKEGNINVPVTVGGVEVNPGDIVVGDVDGVVIVPADQASEVAQKAKARIEKDEKREADYGGSKEKAREYIENFLRNNKK comes from the coding sequence ATGGAGGAATTTGCAAATTTGCCGACAACGCCGGTTTCTGATGGGATGGACGGGAAAAATCACATGGATATCGGAATTAAACCGTTATCTGACAATTGGCATATGTATGGACGGGCGTTCACGGTTGATGCGCCCGCGGGTGAAAATATCTCCGTGTTGGAAGGGATGTATAATGCGAAACCGGGAGACGTGCTCGTCGTTGATGGGAAAAGATGGACGGCGAACGCGCTTGCGGGAGATTTTGTCATCGGTTTGGCGAAAACGCTCGGTTTGCACGGCGTTGTGATTGACGGGGTCATCCGTGATGTTGAGGATATCCGTGAATTGGATTTTCCTGTTTTCACGCGAGGAACGACGACGGCAGCGAGCAAGAAAACGAAAGAAGGGAACATTAATGTTCCGGTTACGGTCGGGGGCGTGGAAGTAAACCCCGGGGATATCGTCGTCGGCGATGTCGACGGTGTCGTTATCGTGCCGGCTGATCAGGCGAGCGAAGTGGCCCAAAAAGCAAAAGCCCGTATCGAAAAAGATGAAAAAAGAGAAGCGGATTACGGCGGGAGCAAGGAAAAAGCGAGGGAATACATTGAAAATTTTTTAAGGAACAATAAGAAGTAG
- a CDS encoding branched-chain amino acid aminotransferase — translation MAQQTLEVTQATTLKEKPNPATLEFGKQFSDHMFMMDYTSDEGWHDPRIVPYQPLTLDPAAMVFHYGQTVFEGLKAYRSNDGDIRLFRPEENFRRLNQSCDRLCIPKVNEEAMLDYLKELVKLDKEWIPTNAGTSLYVRPFIISTEATLDVSPARTYTLMVILSPVGSFYKGGIDPVSIFVEDEYTRAAPGGTGNAKTAGNYSGAYKAQNRAADHQKAQVLWLDGVEKKYIEEVGSMNVFFKIDGEIHTPALNGSILEGITRKSVIELLESEGMPVRERKISIEEVIAANESGSLQEVFGTGTAAVISPVGRLEYKGHDYVINDGAMGETARWLHETLVGIQTGELEDPFGWSVLIEG, via the coding sequence ATGGCTCAACAAACATTGGAAGTTACACAAGCGACAACGTTAAAAGAAAAACCAAACCCCGCAACGCTTGAATTCGGAAAACAATTCAGCGATCACATGTTTATGATGGACTATACGAGCGATGAAGGTTGGCACGACCCGCGTATTGTTCCGTACCAACCGTTGACGCTGGACCCGGCAGCCATGGTTTTTCACTACGGACAAACCGTTTTCGAAGGCTTGAAAGCATACCGGTCGAACGACGGCGACATCCGTCTTTTTCGACCTGAAGAGAACTTCAGACGGTTGAATCAATCATGTGACCGGCTTTGCATCCCAAAGGTAAATGAAGAAGCGATGCTCGATTACTTAAAAGAACTGGTGAAACTCGATAAGGAATGGATCCCGACGAATGCGGGCACGTCCCTTTATGTCCGCCCTTTTATCATCTCCACGGAAGCAACGTTGGACGTGAGCCCTGCACGCACGTATACATTGATGGTCATTCTGTCGCCGGTCGGTTCTTTTTACAAAGGAGGCATCGACCCTGTCAGCATTTTCGTCGAAGATGAATACACCCGAGCCGCTCCCGGCGGAACAGGAAACGCGAAAACAGCCGGCAATTACAGCGGGGCCTACAAAGCACAGAACCGCGCTGCCGACCATCAAAAAGCACAAGTCCTTTGGCTGGATGGCGTTGAAAAAAAATACATTGAAGAAGTTGGCAGCATGAATGTATTTTTCAAGATCGATGGCGAGATTCACACCCCCGCGCTAAACGGCAGTATTCTGGAAGGCATCACTCGCAAAAGCGTCATCGAACTGTTGGAAAGCGAAGGCATGCCTGTCCGCGAACGCAAAATCTCCATCGAAGAAGTCATCGCCGCTAACGAAAGCGGCAGTTTGCAAGAAGTGTTCGGAACAGGCACCGCCGCGGTCATTTCGCCTGTCGGGCGCTTGGAGTACAAAGGGCACGATTATGTCATTAACGACGGGGCGATGGGCGAAACCGCGCGCTGGCTTCACGAAACCCTCGTCGGCATTCAAACGGGTGAGTTGGAAGATCCGTTTGGGTGGTCGGTTTTGATAGAAGGATAA
- the cysI gene encoding assimilatory sulfite reductase (NADPH) hemoprotein subunit has translation MTKEKTGLHGPPSDVERIKRDSNHLRGTLVESLQEPISAGMNDDDKRLLKFHGSYLQDDRDFRNERRRQKLEPAYQFMVRVRAPGGVATPEQWLAMDEVANKYANGSLKLTTRQAFQLHGIMKWNMKKNIQEINDSLLDTLAACGDVNRNVMCNPNPYQSEIHSDVYEWSKRLSDDLSPQTNAYHEIWLDKEKVVDSKETEEPLYGDVYLPRKFKIGIAVPPSNDVDIFSQDLGFIAIVENGELQGFNVAVGGGMGMTHGDTETYPQLARVIGFCKPEQLFDVAWQVIAIQRDNGNRSVRTNARFKYTVDANGLDWIKQELNERLGWALEEARAYHFDHNGDRYGWVKGIKGRWNLTLFIQNGRIKDFEDYPLMTGLREIAKIHTGDFRLTPNQNLVISNVTGQKKTQIAALIEKYGLEDGERQSALRRNSMACVAFPTCELAMAESERYLPSLLEKIEEMLEESGLRDEEIIIRMTGCPNGCARPALGEIGFIGKAPGKYNLYLGAGFAGDRLNKLYRENIGEAQILEELRPIISAYAKERNDGEHFGDYVVRAGYVNEVHSGLDFHD, from the coding sequence GTGACGAAAGAAAAAACAGGATTGCACGGTCCTCCCAGTGACGTCGAACGTATCAAACGGGACAGCAACCATTTGCGCGGAACGCTGGTCGAAAGTTTGCAAGAGCCGATTAGTGCCGGAATGAACGATGATGATAAGCGCTTGCTTAAATTCCACGGGAGCTATTTGCAGGATGACCGTGACTTTCGCAATGAACGACGCCGCCAAAAGTTGGAGCCTGCCTACCAATTTATGGTGCGTGTGCGTGCGCCCGGCGGTGTCGCCACGCCCGAGCAATGGCTCGCCATGGATGAAGTTGCGAATAAATACGCCAACGGTTCGTTGAAGCTGACGACGCGCCAAGCGTTTCAATTGCATGGCATAATGAAATGGAATATGAAAAAAAACATACAAGAAATTAACGATTCCCTGTTGGATACTTTAGCCGCGTGCGGGGACGTGAACCGGAATGTGATGTGCAATCCAAACCCATATCAATCCGAAATTCATTCCGACGTTTATGAATGGTCGAAACGGTTGAGCGATGACCTTTCTCCGCAAACGAATGCTTATCATGAAATTTGGCTCGATAAAGAAAAAGTCGTGGACAGTAAAGAAACCGAGGAACCCTTATACGGAGACGTCTACTTGCCGAGGAAATTTAAAATCGGCATCGCGGTTCCGCCTTCCAACGATGTGGATATTTTTTCCCAAGATCTCGGATTCATCGCGATCGTGGAGAACGGAGAACTGCAAGGGTTTAATGTCGCGGTCGGCGGCGGCATGGGGATGACGCACGGGGATACGGAAACGTACCCGCAGTTGGCCCGCGTGATTGGGTTTTGCAAACCGGAACAACTATTTGACGTCGCCTGGCAAGTGATCGCGATTCAACGGGACAATGGCAACCGTTCGGTGCGAACGAACGCTCGCTTCAAATACACGGTTGACGCCAATGGGCTCGATTGGATCAAACAAGAGTTGAACGAGCGATTGGGATGGGCGCTTGAAGAAGCGCGTGCCTATCATTTTGATCATAATGGCGACCGCTATGGTTGGGTAAAAGGAATAAAAGGCCGCTGGAACCTGACACTATTTATCCAAAACGGCCGTATCAAGGATTTCGAAGATTATCCTCTGATGACCGGTTTACGGGAAATCGCGAAAATCCATACCGGTGATTTCCGCCTCACCCCCAATCAAAATCTCGTCATCAGTAATGTGACCGGCCAGAAAAAAACGCAAATTGCAGCGTTGATCGAGAAGTACGGGTTGGAAGATGGGGAACGGCAATCCGCCCTGCGGCGCAATTCCATGGCTTGCGTTGCCTTCCCGACCTGTGAGTTGGCAATGGCCGAATCGGAACGATACCTGCCGTCTTTGTTGGAAAAAATCGAAGAAATGTTGGAGGAATCGGGGTTAAGGGATGAGGAAATCATCATTCGCATGACGGGATGCCCCAATGGGTGCGCCCGCCCGGCCCTTGGAGAGATCGGCTTTATCGGCAAGGCTCCCGGAAAGTATAACTTATATTTGGGCGCAGGTTTTGCCGGAGACCGGCTGAATAAACTTTACCGGGAAAATATCGGTGAAGCGCAAATTCTGGAAGAATTACGCCCAATCATTTCCGCGTATGCGAAAGAGCGGAACGATGGCGAACATTTCGGGGATTATGTCGTGCGCGCCGGCTATGTAAACGAAGTACATTCGGGACTCGACTTTCACGATTAA
- a CDS encoding assimilatory sulfite reductase (NADPH) flavoprotein subunit, with translation MALQVTDSPFNEEQTDLLNRLIPTLSETQKIWLSGYLASPAPQTATAFAETAAVAMEHPPETATLTQTESQPKTQEVTILYGSETGNCQEVAEDLYGKLESQPCNVTLASMLNVKPKNLKNADHILVVVATHGEGDPPEPGLSFYETMNSRKAPKLDGVHFSVLSLGDLSYEYFCQAGKDIDQRLEELGGERLYPRVDCDVDFDEDAEGWIDGVLAELSKYAEGPANNDGSAMDAPLAQPTPAKEAYSRKNPFRAEILENINISGRGSNKENRHLELSLEDSNLEFEPGDSLGIFPENDATLVEQLIECMNWEPEALVTVNKQGEKAALREALTSHFEITVLTKPLMQQAAELSSREELKDLLADGNEDKLRDYMTGRDLLDLAQDFGPWEIDAEAFIKILRKIPARLYSIANSYHANPDEVHLTIGTVRYETHGRARTGVCSGQCAERTEPGEELPVYVHRNPNFKLPEDPQTPIIMIGPGTGVAPFRSFLEEREEIEAEGKTWLFFGEQHFSSDFLYQVDWQQWLKDGVLTKMDVAFSRDGEEKVYVQHRMRENAREFYQWLQEGAVLYVCGDEKQMASDVHDTLSAILQQEGGLSEEEATAYIEDMKLQNRYQRDVY, from the coding sequence TTGGCCCTTCAGGTGACGGACAGTCCGTTTAACGAGGAGCAGACGGACCTTCTTAATCGTTTAATTCCGACACTGAGTGAAACACAAAAAATATGGCTAAGCGGCTATCTCGCTTCTCCGGCTCCGCAAACAGCAACGGCTTTTGCGGAAACAGCTGCGGTTGCCATGGAACACCCGCCGGAAACGGCAACCTTGACACAAACGGAAAGCCAACCGAAAACACAGGAGGTAACCATTCTTTATGGTTCGGAAACCGGCAATTGCCAAGAAGTGGCGGAGGATCTTTACGGTAAGTTAGAAAGCCAGCCGTGCAATGTTACCCTAGCCTCCATGTTGAATGTTAAACCAAAAAATTTAAAAAATGCCGATCATATTCTTGTCGTTGTCGCTACTCATGGCGAAGGGGATCCTCCCGAACCCGGCTTATCATTTTATGAAACAATGAACAGCAGAAAAGCGCCGAAATTAGACGGGGTACACTTTTCCGTCCTTTCATTGGGCGATCTTTCTTACGAATATTTTTGCCAAGCAGGCAAGGATATTGATCAACGACTCGAAGAGTTGGGCGGTGAACGTCTCTATCCGCGGGTCGATTGTGACGTTGACTTTGATGAAGATGCGGAAGGGTGGATCGATGGCGTTCTTGCCGAATTGAGCAAATACGCGGAGGGGCCGGCAAACAACGATGGATCAGCGATGGATGCGCCGCTTGCACAACCAACCCCTGCTAAGGAGGCGTACTCAAGAAAAAATCCGTTCCGTGCGGAAATTCTGGAAAATATTAATATTAGCGGCCGAGGGTCAAATAAAGAAAACCGTCACTTGGAGTTGTCGCTGGAAGACTCGAACTTGGAATTCGAACCGGGGGATAGTTTAGGCATCTTTCCCGAAAACGATGCTACGTTGGTTGAACAGCTGATCGAGTGCATGAACTGGGAACCCGAAGCCTTGGTGACCGTGAACAAACAAGGGGAGAAAGCGGCTTTGCGTGAGGCGTTGACCTCCCATTTTGAAATCACGGTATTGACGAAGCCGTTAATGCAGCAAGCCGCGGAGTTATCCTCTCGTGAGGAATTGAAAGACCTATTGGCAGATGGGAACGAAGATAAACTTAGGGATTATATGACCGGACGGGATTTGCTGGACTTGGCGCAAGATTTCGGGCCGTGGGAAATCGACGCCGAGGCGTTTATCAAGATTCTTCGCAAAATCCCGGCGCGTCTGTATTCAATTGCGAACAGTTATCATGCCAATCCTGATGAAGTGCACTTAACGATCGGTACAGTCCGGTATGAAACGCATGGGCGCGCTCGAACCGGCGTATGTTCCGGACAATGTGCCGAGCGGACAGAGCCGGGAGAAGAGTTGCCTGTCTATGTTCATCGCAACCCGAATTTTAAATTGCCGGAAGATCCCCAAACGCCAATTATCATGATCGGACCCGGCACAGGGGTTGCTCCATTTCGTTCCTTTTTGGAAGAACGGGAAGAAATCGAAGCAGAAGGAAAAACATGGTTGTTTTTCGGCGAGCAACATTTTTCCTCGGACTTTCTTTACCAAGTTGATTGGCAGCAATGGTTGAAGGATGGCGTGCTGACGAAAATGGATGTGGCTTTTTCCCGGGACGGCGAGGAAAAAGTGTATGTTCAGCATCGCATGCGCGAAAACGCCCGCGAATTCTATCAATGGCTGCAAGAAGGAGCCGTGTTGTACGTCTGCGGGGATGAGAAACAGATGGCCAGTGACGTCCATGACACGCTGTCGGCTATTCTTCAACAAGAAGGCGGTTTGAGTGAGGAAGAAGCCACTGCTTATATTGAAGATATGAAACTGCAAAACCGGTATCAACGGGATGTTTATTAA
- the smpB gene encoding SsrA-binding protein SmpB, with protein sequence MAKHEGKIIAQNRKAHHDFFIEETFEAGIVLRGTEIKSIRAGKINIKESFARVEHGEVILHQAHISPYEQGNRYNHDPVRERKLLLHKREIKQLIGKTQQQGYSIIPIKIYLKQGLAKVQIGLAKGKKKYDKRQALKEKDAKRQMDKAIGQRMKGMD encoded by the coding sequence ATGGCAAAACATGAAGGAAAAATAATCGCCCAGAACAGAAAAGCGCACCATGATTTTTTTATTGAAGAAACGTTTGAAGCGGGCATTGTATTGCGCGGTACCGAGATCAAATCGATACGCGCCGGAAAAATCAATATTAAAGAAAGCTTCGCACGCGTCGAGCATGGGGAAGTTATTTTGCACCAAGCCCACATTAGCCCGTATGAGCAAGGCAATCGCTACAATCACGACCCGGTTCGCGAACGGAAATTGCTCCTTCACAAACGGGAAATCAAACAACTCATCGGCAAAACCCAGCAGCAAGGGTATTCGATTATTCCGATCAAGATTTATTTAAAACAAGGGCTGGCCAAAGTACAAATCGGACTCGCGAAAGGCAAAAAGAAATACGACAAACGACAAGCTCTAAAAGAAAAAGATGCCAAGCGGCAAATGGACAAGGCCATCGGCCAACGTATGAAAGGCATGGATTAA
- a CDS encoding nuclease-related domain-containing protein, giving the protein MERTVPVQIPALKALHRRLPYNHPKQAIIREDLRKREIGYRGECSLDYYLEQLPNFFRQFRGLRLGSFQIDTLLVAQTCIVIVENKHFAGSIQFEERIQQFTRTLNGQTLSYPHPLPQVRRHHQLLARWLYERCWPNMPIHPLVAFTYPSSVISSEKPQPSIIRAEFLPEKVLSIEENHSEHILTDSQLHLLCEQLKFAHKEPKYEPLKSYAIKPSECLTGVHCPYCNHLPVQRTSRSGWHCPRCKRKHSTAHVESLRDYRRLFKPMISNREARAFLHLPTASVTRHCLVNLNLPREGNYKNARYLLHDL; this is encoded by the coding sequence ATGGAAAGAACAGTCCCCGTACAAATTCCCGCACTCAAGGCATTACACCGTCGCCTCCCTTATAATCATCCGAAACAAGCGATTATTCGAGAGGACCTCCGAAAGCGAGAAATCGGGTATCGCGGTGAATGCTCGCTTGATTATTACCTCGAACAACTCCCAAACTTCTTCAGGCAATTTCGCGGGTTAAGGCTCGGTTCGTTCCAAATCGACACCTTGCTCGTGGCGCAAACATGCATTGTCATTGTAGAAAACAAACATTTCGCCGGCAGCATCCAATTTGAAGAACGGATTCAACAGTTTACCCGCACGTTAAACGGGCAGACGCTAAGCTATCCACACCCGCTCCCCCAAGTGAGAAGACATCACCAGTTGCTCGCGCGATGGCTATATGAAAGATGTTGGCCGAACATGCCGATTCACCCACTTGTTGCTTTCACGTATCCTTCATCCGTCATCTCTTCTGAAAAACCCCAACCTTCCATCATTCGCGCCGAATTCCTCCCCGAGAAAGTCCTTTCCATTGAAGAAAACCATTCCGAGCACATTCTCACTGACTCGCAACTTCATTTATTGTGCGAGCAATTGAAATTCGCTCATAAAGAACCCAAATACGAACCGCTTAAAAGCTATGCGATCAAGCCATCTGAATGTTTAACCGGCGTGCATTGCCCTTATTGCAATCATCTGCCTGTGCAACGGACGAGCCGCTCCGGATGGCACTGCCCCCGTTGCAAGCGTAAACATTCTACGGCTCACGTGGAAAGTTTGCGAGATTACCGACGTCTTTTTAAGCCAATGATTAGTAACCGAGAGGCTCGCGCGTTTTTGCATCTGCCTACCGCATCTGTCACAAGACATTGTCTTGTAAATTTAAATCTACCCCGGGAAGGCAATTACAAAAATGCTCGTTATTTGCTTCACGACCTTTGA
- a CDS encoding acyl-CoA dehydrogenase family protein — protein MDLATCQTQRERLEILEKITPAFKERAAEHDRAGTFPHENFKTLREANYPGLTVPKKYGGQGISLSEMLELQETIAHADGSTALSIGWHMGLAMQLGENETWDEKTYAAVARDIVENGALLNGAASEPATGSPTRGGRPETTATKTENGWTISGRKTFTTLAPTLDYFIVSAGIEGRDEVGNFLVHRSLPGVSVDHTWDALGMRATGSDDLVLENVPLKEEDYVQAMTPQKEAAGWLLHIPACYFGIAEAALDYSANYANHYSPNSIEGTIADLPNIKQKIGEAELMRQRSRHFLYSVANKWDRSDQEARQQMKTELGAVKHAVVNDAVDIVDLAMRVAGAKSLQPDTPLGRYYRDVRAGLHNPPMDDMTIMQLAGDVFGRNE, from the coding sequence ATGGACTTGGCAACATGTCAGACGCAACGAGAACGACTGGAAATATTGGAAAAAATAACGCCTGCATTCAAAGAAAGAGCTGCCGAGCACGATCGCGCGGGAACATTCCCTCATGAAAATTTCAAAACGCTGAGGGAAGCAAATTACCCGGGACTTACTGTACCTAAAAAATACGGCGGTCAGGGCATCAGTCTGTCGGAGATGCTGGAGTTGCAAGAAACGATCGCCCACGCCGATGGCTCCACCGCGTTATCCATCGGTTGGCATATGGGTCTCGCGATGCAACTAGGGGAAAACGAAACATGGGATGAAAAAACATACGCGGCCGTCGCCCGCGATATCGTGGAAAACGGCGCTCTGCTCAATGGGGCCGCCAGTGAACCGGCGACGGGGAGCCCAACGCGTGGCGGACGTCCGGAAACAACAGCAACAAAAACGGAGAACGGCTGGACGATCAGCGGGCGCAAAACCTTTACCACGCTCGCGCCTACGCTGGATTATTTTATCGTCAGCGCTGGCATTGAAGGCAGGGACGAAGTGGGGAACTTCCTCGTCCATCGCAGCTTGCCGGGGGTATCCGTTGATCATACGTGGGACGCTCTCGGCATGCGCGCGACCGGGAGCGATGATCTCGTGCTTGAGAACGTGCCGCTCAAGGAAGAGGATTACGTGCAGGCGATGACACCGCAAAAAGAAGCAGCCGGGTGGCTCTTGCACATCCCGGCTTGCTACTTCGGCATCGCGGAGGCGGCCCTTGATTACAGCGCCAACTACGCCAATCATTATTCTCCGAACAGCATCGAAGGGACGATTGCCGACCTTCCAAACATTAAGCAGAAAATCGGCGAAGCGGAACTGATGCGGCAGCGAAGCCGCCATTTCCTCTATTCGGTCGCCAACAAATGGGACCGAAGCGACCAGGAAGCCCGCCAGCAGATGAAAACGGAATTGGGCGCGGTGAAACACGCGGTCGTTAACGACGCGGTTGATATCGTGGACCTTGCCATGCGCGTTGCCGGAGCGAAAAGTTTGCAACCGGACACGCCGCTCGGCCGGTATTACCGCGATGTGCGTGCCGGTCTGCATAACCCACCGATGGATGACATGACGATCATGCAACTGGCGGGCGATGTGTTTGGGCGAAACGAATAA
- a CDS encoding LemA family protein, with the protein MGTGIGIAILILLIVIIGGIAILAITWFTSYNRLVKLRNWVEEAWAQIDVQLKRRYDLIPNLVETVKGYAQHEQETLTQVIEARNQMNNPNNSRNEQMAANNQLEGMMNRLFALREAYPDLKANQNFQQLQEELTSTENKIAYSRQLYNSTVRDYNTKIQSVPTNLIAGVHNFIQQEMLETPEEQRENVKVDFNTGDRS; encoded by the coding sequence ATGGGAACGGGAATTGGAATTGCAATTTTAATCTTGCTTATCGTCATCATTGGCGGAATAGCCATACTGGCAATCACCTGGTTTACGTCATACAACCGGCTCGTCAAATTACGGAATTGGGTCGAAGAGGCTTGGGCACAAATCGATGTGCAACTAAAGCGCCGGTATGATCTGATCCCCAATTTGGTGGAGACGGTAAAAGGATATGCCCAACATGAACAAGAGACACTGACACAAGTGATCGAAGCACGAAATCAAATGAACAACCCGAATAACAGCCGCAACGAACAAATGGCAGCCAATAACCAACTAGAAGGCATGATGAACCGACTTTTCGCCTTGCGCGAAGCATATCCGGATCTGAAGGCAAACCAAAACTTCCAACAGCTCCAAGAAGAACTTACATCAACGGAAAATAAAATCGCTTACTCACGCCAACTGTATAACAGTACGGTTAGAGACTACAACACTAAGATTCAATCGGTTCCGACGAATCTCATTGCCGGGGTGCATAATTTTATTCAACAAGAAATGTTGGAAACGCCGGAGGAGCAGCGCGAGAATGTAAAAGTTGATTTTAACACGGGCGATCGCTCATGA
- a CDS encoding sensor histidine kinase, whose product MLWLFLMTLFCFTVLAFQHLRLLRQVRRIYCDLFEVNKGDFNQRIRLQTRYRTVAQLVKECNIFINKFQANMEHMNYLDKSRRQLTANMSHDLKTPLTSLLGYVQAIREDPSLTEEERQTFLKITHQKGQKLQSLLNDFFDLAKLESEDSLFDFKKTDVVRVIKELIAGLYQDLKKANMEPVLEIPETPVMVWADRKSVERILSNLLSNGIDYGKHGGVLGVSINKEVKLTWVEVWDRGRGINQEDLPYIFNRLYTGEHSRNKNFQGNGIGLTISKRLIEKHNGSINVESHPFERTSFSFSLPSAKQ is encoded by the coding sequence ATGCTTTGGCTTTTTCTAATGACGTTATTTTGCTTTACGGTCCTAGCTTTCCAGCACTTACGTTTGCTTCGGCAAGTTCGCCGCATTTATTGCGATCTTTTTGAAGTGAATAAGGGAGACTTTAATCAGCGGATCAGACTACAAACACGTTATCGTACCGTGGCGCAGTTGGTGAAGGAATGCAATATATTCATTAATAAATTTCAAGCCAATATGGAACACATGAATTACTTGGATAAATCGAGAAGACAACTGACGGCAAACATGTCACATGATCTTAAAACCCCGTTGACGTCTTTACTTGGTTATGTACAAGCTATACGGGAAGATCCGAGTTTAACGGAGGAAGAACGACAGACGTTTTTAAAAATTACACACCAAAAAGGACAGAAGCTTCAATCGTTATTAAATGATTTCTTTGATTTGGCTAAGCTTGAATCAGAGGATTCTTTATTTGATTTTAAAAAAACAGACGTTGTTCGTGTTATCAAGGAGCTGATTGCAGGGCTTTATCAAGATTTGAAAAAGGCCAATATGGAACCTGTTCTCGAGATACCCGAGACCCCTGTTATGGTATGGGCTGACAGAAAAAGCGTAGAGCGTATCTTGTCCAACCTACTTTCTAATGGAATAGATTATGGTAAACACGGGGGCGTGCTTGGTGTTTCCATAAATAAAGAGGTGAAGTTAACTTGGGTTGAGGTCTGGGATCGTGGTAGAGGCATCAATCAAGAAGATTTACCTTATATCTTTAATCGGTTATACACAGGCGAACATTCACGTAATAAAAATTTTCAAGGAAACGGAATTGGCTTAACGATTTCAAAAAGATTGATTGAAAAACATAATGGATCAATAAACGTAGAAAGTCATCCATTCGAAAGGACATCGTTCTCTTTTTCACTCCCCTCGGCAAAACAATGA